gccagagcagcagttccctCGTGTCCTCATCTGAGGTGCCCATGTGGCGGTCCTGACAGAGGCAGTCCTGCAGCAAAGGGCTTGTTAACATGCCCAGGAAACAATCCACACATTGAAAGGCTGATTGGATTGTTTGGGAACAGCCTGTAAACAGTGGATTATCTGCATAACAAGGAAATTTGGCACCTAAAGAGTTTGTCTTCCACATTATGCAAAGCATTCGGGCTGCTTCCAGCACAAGCCAGCCGCTCAGTGTGGTAGGTGTGAGGCATGCACAGAGCTGGTAGTTGAGCCAGAACAGGGTGCAGACTAGATGCTGACACTAACACGGCTTTGTCGTCttagaagggagaagggaagggaagaggttGGCCCCTAAGACTACCTCTGCTTACAGGAGAAAATGCTGGAAAGCTGTTTCTTGTATTGTGACTGTCAAATTGCAGGTGACAAGAAAGAGCCCTTTCTAGGCTATATGCAGTTTTGTAAGGGAGTGCATGTGTGCGTGAGAGCATGTGTGTCTTTGTGGGCAATACACAGGGGTGCCTGCACAAGCCTGCTGCAACTTTTGTAGCCTTGAGCCAAATGGTCTCCcatctctcctcctgcctgcactGCCACCCATGGTGGGgctttgtgtgcatgtgcatgtgcaAATGTGTCTGCATTTCACTCTGAAATGTACACTTCACTGTGTCCTCTTTGAAAACTTGCTTTTTTCATGTGACTCTGCTAGACATCCCTAATTGACAAGGCTGGTTGGCCTATCGCAAAAGGCCTTTACCAACAGTCCTCTCAGGGCACACTGGGCTGAACAGTGTGATCGTGCCATTCTGGTCAGTTCCTCTCCCTTTTATTTTGattgattttctttccagcaagCTTCCTCCTTGTCAGCACTGAGTGAATAACAAGTTCCTAATATAGAAGACAAGTAGTGATGTTTGTGCCTTCCCAGCCAGGTCAGGCAGAGGAACTTTCCAAATATGTTTGTCATTCACTTGTTATCTAAGACACTGCCAGAATATTTTGAGCAACagttccctgcagccctgccagttggagaggggagggaggtaGAAGGGGTTGAACTACTTGGAAACTAATTCTTGCATTAAATTAAACTTACATTGCTGTACATTACAGCACATTAGAGTGCTGCAAAAAACTTTTTCACCTTGATAACTTTGTTATAGTAGTTAGAATTTTGCTCCATAAAACTAATTAGTTCCTGAAAACTGATCATTTGAAAACAACACAACCATAAGTAACTACAGAATTGAATTATaataaacaaaaccactgcTTCTGCAAAGTAATCTACTGTCTTTATTCTCTAGACATTGACATAGTTACAAAGacattgcagaagaaaacaacagaggGTTCACATTTTGTGCATCCCTCAGGCTACTTTGCTGCCACATGACATCCTCACTCTTCCTCTTCTATCTTCTTACTGTGAAACTCCCGGCTCTTCACTCGTAGCTTGTTGACCTGCGACTCTGCAATGTCAGCCCGCTCCTCGGCTTCCTCCAGCTCATGCTGGATCTTGCGGAATTTGGAGAGGTTGACATTGGACAGCTCCTCCTGTGTGGGGAGAGGGAGTTGGTGGTGAGGAGCCCGGGGCAGGGGTTTCACTCCTCCTGCGCCTGGGCCTTGAGGGGCTGTGGTGATTGCCTGCAGAAAGCACAGACCTGCTGTCTCCTATCTACCATTGCTGACCCAGAACCCTCTCAAAGACCTCCTCATCCTCCCATATTCACGATTCCACTGTAACATCCACCCCCATACCCGTCTGCTGACCCTTAAGCATTCACACAGCCCTCCTTCtatttctatgattcttctTGGAAAATGATTCTTGCTCCCACTCAAGTGATACTTACAGACTCTTCAGCTTGCCTCTTGTAGGATTTCACCTTCATCTGCAGCTTGTCCACCAGATCCTGGAGCCTGAGAATATTCTTCCGGTCTTCCTCAGACTAGAGTGGTAGGTAagcaggaaagagagagagttgGTTTTGCCAACACATGAAGTTAACAATTTCTGTTGGGGGCGATGTGCTGTGTGGAGGCTGTGGCAGCATAAAGAGCCTTCTACCTTACCTGGTAGGTCAGCTCCTTCACCCTTCTCTCGTACTTGCGCACACCCTTCACAGCTTCAGCGCTGCGCTTCTGCTCAGCATCTACCTCCCCTTCCAGCTCCCGCACCTGCAATGAGAAACCCATCTTTGGAGCTTCTCCAGTACCTCTCCTAGGGACATGCTCACTTGTGCACAAATACCAGCCCCACGCACCCTGGCCTCCAGCTTCTGGATTTGCTTCTTGCCTCCCTTCAGGGCCAGCTGCTCAGCCTCATCCAGACGAAGCTGCAGGTCCTTCACTGTCTGGTCCAGGTTCTTCTTCATTCTCTCTAGGTGAGCACTGGTGTCCTGCTCCTTCTTCAGCTCTTCTGCCATCATGgctgcctggagaagaaagaatCAAAGGCGTTTTGCagctgaagacatttttttgtggggggggaTACATCCACCATCATCAGTGAAAGGAGCCCCCATCTCACATCTGTGATGGCCTTCTTGGCCTTCTCTTCAGCATTGCGGGCTTCCTGGATGGTGTCTTCCATTTCACTCTGAATTTGGGCAATGTCTGCTTCAAGCTTCTTCTTGGTGTTTATCAGGCTGGTGTTCTGTTGATGAAAATTCACAGAGCAgcttaaatatattatttttagaaagaaaaaaaaaaaacacaacaatttcACTTCTTTTGTTTAGAGTTCTGTTAATGTTTTGTATGAAGAGTATCCATTGCCGACAGTAGTTATCAAAGACTGCTGATGCAATATTCttattcaaaaattaaaataggcTTAATGATTACATTTATTCAACCCTTGGACTTGCCTGAGCATGGAGTAGCTGAACTCTCTCACTTGCATCCATTAGTTCCTGCTCAGCCACTTTCCTTGACCGCTCCGTCTGCTCTAGGGCTGCCCGCAGCTCCTCAATCTCAGCCTGCAAGAGGTTTGCTCTGCGCTCCACCATGGCCACCTGCTCCTTCAGGTCCTCCTGTGTTCTGAGAGCATCATCCAAGTGTATCTGGGTATCCTGTGAGCGAGGAAATAGAAAGTAGGAGgcatatttttcctattttcctatTTCCTATTCATAGAAACatggaatcatttaggttggaaaagacctctaagatcatccactccaacctttaacctagcactgctgAGTCCACCATGgaaccatgtcactaagctccACATCTACACgcttcttgaagacctccagggatggtggctcaactgcttccctgggcagcctgttccattGTCCCACAaacctttcagtgaagaaatttctcctaatatccaacttaaacctcccctgacacaacCTGAGGTCATTTGCTCTTGTgttatcacttggtgcttgggagaagagccccaTCCCCACCTCGCTATAGCCTCCTTAGGCTCCTATAGGAGTGCGATCAGGTCTCCCCTGAGcgtccttttctccaggctaaacaaccccagttccctcagctgctcctcataaaacttgttctctagatccttcaccagcttcgttgcccttctttgcacgtgctccagcacctcagtGTCCTTCCtatagtgaggggcccaaaactgaagacAGTATTCGAGGTGTGGACTCATCAAAGCCAAGTTCAGAGGGTCAATCGCttcccttgtcctgctggccactgtatttctgatacaagccaagatgctcttggccttcttggccacctgaacacactgctggctcatactcagctggctatcaaccaatactGCAAGCTCCCTttccgccaggcagctttccagccactcttccctcAGCCTATAGTGCCGCATGGCGTTGTTGTGTCTCAAGTGCAGGACCCCacacttagacttgttgaacttcatacagttggccttggCCCATCTGTCCAGCCTACCCAGattcctctgcagagccttcctgcccttcagCAAATCAACACTCACacccaacttggtgttgtctgcgaacttactgagggtgcactcgatcccctcgtccagatcattgataaagatactgaagagaACTTGCCCCAGTACTGATCCCTGGgagactccactagtgaccagtctccaactggatttaattctattcaccacgactctttaggcctggccacccagccagcttttaacccaatgaagcataCACAcatccaagccatgagcagccattTTCTCCAggaggatgctgtgggaaatggtgtgaaaagtcttgctgaagtctaggtagaccacatccacagcctctctctcATCCACTTAACGCATCACTTTGTTGTAGAAGCAGATCAAATTTGTCAAGCAGAACCTgcttttcataaacccatgctgacttggcctgatcacctggttgtcctgtaagtgctgcgtgatggcactcaagacaatctgctccatgagcttccccatcaccaaggtcagactgacaggcctatagtttcccaaGTAATCCTTCTGGCCCTTCCTGTAGGTGGGCGTCACTTTTTCTAGCCGCAAGTAGAATGGGACCTACCATGATAGCCGGGGCTGCTGGCTTTCCCCTTGTCTTCCCCTTGATTCTTACCCTGTCATCACCATTGTTCAGGTCTAGACAATTAGAACACTCCCTAACATACAGGGCTACCCCCCTGCAACTCCTTCCTAGCTTAAcccttctgaagagtttgtagcCATCcgttgcagcactccagtcacgTGAACCATCACACCACATTTCTGTGATGAAAAACGTTCCACTGTTTTCCTCCCTCACAATGGCTTAGAGATCCTCCTGTTTGTTGTACATACtgcatgcattagtgtagatgtaCTTCAGTTGGGTTAGCGATCCTGTCACCTTTTTAGGGGAGAAGCCCTAATTCCCGAATGACCATTCCCAGGTATTTTTGTGATTTCTAACCTGTCACTGTCCCTGGTGTCTTTGCTGTGACTTGACTGTCCATCCCTTACCTCAGCTGGGCTAGCAGCGTGCTGGAGCTTGCCACCACAATGTCTCATAACCACTGTCATACCACCCCCAGGCTTGTCTGTCAAGCCTGGTTTTGTCCCTTTAccccttcaaatctagtttaaagccctatcaatgagccctgctaaatcctgaccaaagatccttTTCCAAAGGCTTGGAGCTCAGGTATTGATTTGCTGGCTGTTCCTGTTCTTTGCCTCATCATTCCCTGCCTCTGGAGGGATAGAGGAAAATACCACCTATGCTCCCGATCTTTAACCTCCTTAACAAGTTTTCCTAAGACCCTGAAGTCTCTTTTGATTTCCTTCAGACTTCTTCTTGGAGGTTCATCACTGTCTACCTGCCTATTTTCACATAGGTGTAGAACTAATACTGTACCAGATATTTTTTTAGCAATGTCAGAAAGAGGTGAGCATGTTTGGTTTTGCCATACCTTGAGCACTCCCTGTGTGTTTCTCAGGTTCTTTTGTGCCTCTGCAGCCACACGGTTGGCATGGCTCAGCTGGATCTCCATTTCATTCAGGTCTCCCTCCATCTTCTTCTTCAGCCGCAGGGCTTCATTCCTGCTCCTGATCTCAGCATCCAGGGTGCTTTGCATGGACTCCACAATTCTGAGGTGATTTCTCTTCAGCTGGTCGATTTCCTCATCTTTCTCTGCTATCTTCCTGTCAATCTCAGACTTGACCTGGTTGAGCTCCAGTTGGAGGCGCAGGATTTTCCCCTCTTCGTGTTCTAGAGAGGCCTGAATAACAaagaaacaggattttaaaatccttttaaaatgcttcttcCTACAGTTATCTTCCAAATTATGTcttataaaagaaaaggaaagggactACTTTACTGTGGATGATGTACATACTGAGGCTAGACCTCCAGACCCagtagaaacaaagaaatgacaTTTGTTTGAAAATCCCAAGCTTTTATCATTCACACTGTTCCAAAGTACTCCACTCTGGAAATTAATGTTTATGGGCATGTACCTCAGCTTCCTCCAAGGCAGCCTGGATTTCAGATTTCTCTTGCTCAATCTGTTTCTTGACTTTCTCCAGCTCGTGGATCgcctttcctccctctgcaaTCTGCTCCGTGAGGTCAGAAATCTCCTCTGTAGGGAAGGGTGAAACAAGGCATGGTCAGACATAGGgcataaaggaaggaaaagaccATACCAGCCACACCAACGTGACAGGTACCCCTGCAGACTTGTGGGCAAGAACCTTTGTGGAGTGGAGGACAGGCTGGCTTGTGGGAAAGCCCggccagcagcagaaagccacGGACTTACGCTGCAAGTTCTTGTTCTCACGCTTCAGCGTTTCCAGGTGGTCCAGGGACTCCTCATAGGCATTCTTCATCTTAAACAGTTCCGTGCTGAGAGAGCGAGACTCCTTCTGGGAAGCTTCCAGCTCAGCCTGTGTTTCCTCGTACTTCTGCTTCCACTCTGCCAGGATCTGAGGAGCAACAAGGCGTGAGTATGGATGTGGCAATTGTGAGGGCATGCTCTGCCCAGGAAGCACAGGGTCAGAGGCCAGAATACCTTGTCAAagttcttctgcttcttgtccAGAGCTGCACAGGCAGCATTTGATCGCTCCACGTCAATCATCAGGTCTTCCACCTCGttctgcagcctctgctttgtCTTTTCCAGGGAAGCACATTTGGCGTTGACAGCTTCAACGTGTTCCTCTGCATCCTGCAGGCGCTGTGCCAGCTTCTTCCTGGAAGGTGGTTAGCACATTTCACAGTTAGCAAAAAAAGAGTAAATCTTACTTTGTGGCTTTTCTCAACAGCATGCTTAACCACTTCACAATCTGTAGTCCAAatccctcctcttttttttttttttttttctaaaccttGCCTGTTCTCATTCTGCAGTTCTCTGATTCCTACacattttgtccttttcatATTCCAACTCACACACATTACAGGATGCATTTGCCTTCCTCCTGTCATTCCACCCCTAGCACAACATTGGCTTCTTCCTGACAATATTACAGTGGTCTCCACAACTTTCTGTTATTACTTTCTGCCAGCATTCCCTGTTTTCTCTACATACTtggcctcctccagctcctctgtgcGCTGAATAGCATCTGTCTCGTATTTAGTTCTCCATTGGGCCACTTCGCAGTTGGCTTTGGACAGGGCACGCTGCAGCTCTCCCTTggcttcctgctcctcctcatATTGTTCCCGGAGCAAGTCACAGTCGTGGCGAGCAGATTGCAAGCCATGGGCCAGGGCACTCTTAGCCTAAGGAGATGAGAGTATTTGGACAACGAATGAAAATGTCCTGATTGAAATGTTTTTGGACATTGGTTTATTCTTCTATATGAAACAACAACAGTTCTGGGAAAAGGCCTGCGAATTTGCAAGAGAATTAATTAACAGATAACAGGGAACAGACAGCAAGGCTAACATGGGAAGACTTGCCCTGTACTAGCTATGTATGGTTTTCCCCCATAGTATTTCTGTAATCTCATAGGTGTCTGAAGTACTTCTTGGTCAGGAGGAATCCAATGGATAAAAGAGAATTTGGAAAGCCTCCTCACCTTTATCTCTTCTTCTAAGTGCCTCTTGAGTTCCTCAACCTGTTGGGTGAACGCCTGCTTGCCTCTTGATAGCTGAGAAATCAGAGCATCTTTCTCCTCCACCTGGCGTGAATATTCACCTGGGAAAGTTTGCAGTTACACCAGACTTTCATTGCCATTGATGACAGTGTTGTGGACAGTTGGGGCTTTAAGATAAGATATTTAGCAGTGTTTACAGAAACTTATGATCTTATTACATAAACTTCTCCTCACAGGATAGAGTGTATTGGACAAGCCATATGCCTGGAAGGCTCATTTCTACACTAACTCCCTGTCATTGTTCATTTGCACACCAGAGATGTGAAAGTCTCACCTGATTCTGTCTGCAGACGAGCTCTTTGAGCATTGAGGTCATTGACCATGCGTTGATGCTCCTCTTCTTTTGTCTTAACCTCACTCAGCTGGTCTTCCAGTGCACGGCACATCTTCTCCAGGTTTGCCTGTATATAAACATCGTACAATCTgtcactgttatttttaaaaaaaaaaacccacaacaatcaatcaaacaaacaaacaaaaaaacacaaacaaacctACATCATCATGATCTGAGAAGGATTCAAGGGATACAATGTAAAGAGTGTCCCTTTGTGCACATACTCTTTTAGATCTATATTATACCTTGGCTTTGGAGACAGACTCCATGTTACTGGCCAAGTCATCTATCTCCATCTTCAGCTcactcttctccttctccagcttctgCTTGACTCGTTGCAGGTTGTCGATCTGCTCCCCAAGCTCAGCTGTGCTGTCTGCATGCTTCTTCCGCAGGGCGGCAGCTGTGGCTTCGTGCTGCAGCGTGGCCTCTTCGAGGTCGCGGCGCATCTTCTGAAATTCTGCCTCACGCTTCTTGTTCATCTCAACCTGAGCTGCTGTAGCCCCTCCTGCTTCTTCCAGGCGCTCGCTGatctcctccagctccctggaGAGGTCAGCACGGTGCTTCTCTGCTTTCGCCCGAGAGGTTCGCTCTGCCTCAATTTCCTCCTCCAGTTCCTCGATACGGGCCTGGGGAAAATGCAAGACCCTTCACACCCATGCCCTCCTTGTACTGATGTCCTTCTGAAGGGCGGAAGGGAAGGACCAGAGACttgcctgcagctccttgaTCTTCTTCTGTAATTGCATGCCCAGGGCTTGCTCATCCTCAGTTTTACTCTGGATCTGGCTGATTTCAAAGTCTTTCCTTTGCACAAAGCATACAGAATCACAGTGTTAACACCTGAATAAAACTACCTAATAAATGCACCTGACCCACACTCAGGTGTCTCACAACCACACttactttttcagtttctcatccAGCTGCTGCTTATCATTTTCCAAATCCATTATGCTATCATGGGCCAACTTCAGGTCTCCCTCAAGTTTCCTCTTAGCCCTTTCAAGGTCCATGCGCAGTTTCTTCTCTTGCTCCAGGGACCCTTCCAGCTAAACACAACAACACCATCAATGCCAGGCAGGTCAAACTCCATACCTGTCCTGTCTTGCTGGAGGCACGTGTGCTTACATCATCCACTTGCTGCTCCAGCTTGGTTTTTGCTTTGGTCAATGTATTGACTTTGTCCTCTTCGGCCTGTAGGTCGTCCAGTGTCTGCTGGTGGGCCTCTTGGAgggctttcttctcttttgtcagCTTGGCAATGGTCTCATCCAGGGATGCCATCTCCTCTGTGAGATTTTTCACCTTTGATGAGAAGGGAGCAAGTGTAATTAAAATGAGTAGGTACAAGACTCCCATAATAGCACAGTGTGAGTGACGTCTTCTGCCTCATACCTTGTTTTCGGTggcatgtttttccttttcaaccTTGGCCAATGTTAACTCCAGGTCATCAATGTCTTTCTTCAGCTCTGAACATTCATCCTCCAGTTTCCTCTTCTTGGCTGTCAGCTCAGcattaatttcttcctcatcctcGGCCCTTTCTGTCACCTCCTTAATTTTGGCTTCCAGCTGGATTTTAGTTTTGATGAGCTGATCACATCTTTCTTCAGCATCAGCTAAGCTATCTGCTTCCTTTTGGTGAGATataagatattttaattttataaatttatataattcTTGGAAGGTTATCTTTTATCTCAGTAAATTGACATCTAAATTCTATATCTGGAGTTGCACTTCCACACAAACAGCTgatctatttctattttttcagtttattttcctagggggaaaaaaaaaattatgcacaTCTTCTGTTAGGGATAagagttgttttgtttagttctttcaaaaaatatctCAAAGAAGTGTGAGCTGTGAGGATACCTCCTGTCCTGACATGCTTCATCTCTGTTACTCCTTTTGTCAGTGGAACAAACTTAcaggcttttttcctttgtattagAAATCAGTAACTTCCTCTTTGAAATTCGCTTATGCTGAACCAAGTATTACACTGAGAGGTAAAGCTTTTGTTATGTTCAGGataaaaatgtcacagaaaGAAGAGTATCACTTTTCTACATTCATTAAGCGTACTGCACATACTATAGAGGCATACTTATGTTTCTAGACACTGTGTCTGGAGTTTTCGATGTTGATTTCAGCTTGCTCTCTGTTCCTTCAGTCTTTGATATTTCATTGAGATAGCTTTGCACTGAATAAGTTTAACTGACAGACAACTTTAAAAGTAAGACAATCAAAaccagtgtttatttttctcatttggactaagaaaaaaatatcctcagGTTTCCCACTTTCTAACTCAAAACCCAGATCACTGTGAAACTATGGGAAATGTGAATGTATTAGGTAATTTTAGTGATTTCAATGACTTAGTGTGTAATTTTGGTTTCCTTTGTAAGATGGGCTTTGAATATCAAACACTGGtggaacatatttttaaatgagacaatttttctaaagtttttttgtgtgtacatGAGGTTCATAGGATATTATTAATAACACAACTACCACATGGCATATGATGAAAATCCAGGTTGCAGATGCAAATAGCTACAGTACTCAGAAGTGAAAGGTTTTGCTTAGTCATCTGTTTTTGCTTACTCATCTTTCCTGTTCTGTGCTTTACTCTATTAAGTCTAAAGAATACAGAGACATGAAGTGCCTACCCAGACCtgctgatttaattttattatacatatatatgctcTTTAAATTTAGCAtatgtgttttatatttaaGGATTATAAGCTAAAACACTGCAGGATGGGCAGGGCTCAGAAAGCCTTTTCACTAGGAAGAGTACCTTTTCCAACATCTACCAGTACCAGGCTGTTTCTTTTCGTCATCCCAGGGAATACTAAACTCACCTGTACATAGTAAAACACCATAGAACAGCCCCAAGAGATTAGACTTTTTCAGGAGCAAGAGCTTCATTTCTAGTCATATTTCCCActtgaataaatgaatgaatgaatgaatgaataaccAGTAGTTACCAAGAAGCtgatatataatattataagCATCAGTTTGATAACTGATATCATAATTTTATAAGCATTATAACTGGTATTATAATATTATAAGCATTATAATATTATAAACATCAGTTTGAACTCTAGATTGCATTTAATGTCCAAAATGTTCTACACCTTGGTGATGGAGGTACAACCTGCAGGACTCACCTGCTCAAAGGGAGCTGGGGATTCAGGGAGAACCCTGTTCTGAGTATTTTACTTTAGCTAGCTGTAGATGGCTTCTTCCTTATATAGCAAGAGAACTGAGTTCTACCTAGAACTCCCTGCCACTTTACGCTAGGTATCAAAGGGCTCACCAGGCTACTGCCAGACATTAGTTTATTCAGCTTCACGGGCAGTATGATGCACACTTCACTAAGTATCTGACATATAATCATCTATAATCTGACCATCTGCTTGGGAAAGAGGAGCCTGAATGTACACAATCTTTTCTGGGTGGAAATAGATGACATAACTCACAGCTTGCACTTGGAGCTGCAgatcatttttctcctgaagcaGAGACAccattttctcctccagctcctttctCTTTGCCTCAGACTTTGCAAGCTCTTCCTTGGTTTTCTCAAACTCTTCCTTCATGTTGGCCATCTCCTTCTCAGATTCTGCACTCTTCAGCAAGGGCTTGATCTTGAAGAACAGCTTCATCCAGGGCCAGTGCTTGACATTCATGAATGCGCGAACGTTGTACTGGATGCAGAAGATGGACTCCCTGAAGCATAATTAAATTATACATTGATTATTTTCAGTGTGATGAATGGTGACGCTTCCCCCCACAGGACAGTGACTTGAACTGAAAATGAGCAATGTCTACCTCCTCTCCACCATTCTCTGGTACTCCACTCTCATCAGGAAGCCCCTGCACCTGGCCTGTGTGCGAGTGATGAGCTGTGCCAGCTTCTCATCCCTCATCTCCTCcaggagccccagcagcccagcttTGAAAAACACCTTGAGAAAGGGAATGTTGCAACACATCACTGCCAGGTAGAACAAAGCACAGGCATATAGCGATTGAGTCAGGAAGAGTTTGTACCTTGGTGTGACCAAATTTGTACTGGGTGTGATCCACATCAATTGACCCCAGAAGCTTCTCAGAAGCCTTTTTGCTATCAATGAACTGTCCCTCTGGGATAGCACTGGCATTAAGCACCTTGTAcctgtgaaaagcagaaaaggaagacaAGACTGTTCTTCCCAATCAATACACAGTCCAACATACTGAGTCCAACCATCTCATCAACAGCTATTTTGGAGAATGTAGTCCAACCTGAATAAATCTAAATGAAGGAACTaacaatgtttttattatgCTGAGAAGTGCAACACTCTCACCTCTGTTTAAAGTCTGCATAGAGGACTCTGCTGGGGAATCCCTTCCTGCAAATTCGTATCCCTTCCAGCACACCGTTACACCGCAGCTGGTGTAGTACCAGTTCATGTTCCATGGCACCTAGCAATTTAGAGCATAAATAAATACCAGTTTTCAGCGTAGAAGAGAATGGCTGTGTCAGtggaaaatctgtttctgcTGGATTGCCTTACcaggtgtttttgtttcatttggtaTGATGCAGCGGACAAAATGGGGGTGAGTGCTCCGTAGATTGGTCATCAGTTTATTTAAGTTTTCCTGTGGGACCACAATAAGGTAtgtgtttaaagaaaatcttagGTTCTCACTACTAGGTTCCTTGAACTTGTCATTAAAAGGTCATGCACCTAACAATGGATATGCACTCAGCTGAAAATTCTCAGCTACATAATAATGATAATACCTCAATCAAAGTTCCCCTCTAAACACTGTATATCACCTTCCAAGATAAgagaaaatgttgcttttgaCACAATGAGAAACAGAGGGTGTCTACTTCATAGTTTTACcaaaaaattaaagtttatgTTAAGTATGACATCAGAACATTACACTAATTAATCAGTGCATAAAAAAtctgaagctatttttttttgttgggctttctttttttctttttctttctct
The genomic region above belongs to Anser cygnoides isolate HZ-2024a breed goose chromosome 19, Taihu_goose_T2T_genome, whole genome shotgun sequence and contains:
- the LOC106047199 gene encoding myosin heavy chain, skeletal muscle, adult-like, translated to MSSDSEMAIFGEAAPYLRKSEKERIEAQNKPFDAKSSVFVVHPKESFVKGTIQSKESGKVTVKTEAGETLTVKEDQIFSMNPPKYDKIEDMAMMTHLHEPAVLYNLKERYAAWMIYTYSGLFCVTVNPYKWLPVYNPEVVLAYRGKKRQEAPPHIFSISDNAYQFMLTDRENQSILITGESGAGKTVNTKRVIQYFATIAASGEKKKEEQPGKMQGTLEDQIISANPLLEAFGNAKTVRNDNSSRFGKFIRIHFGATGKLASADIETYLLEKSRVTFQLKAERSYHIFYQIMSNKKPELIDMLLITTNPYDYHFVSQGEITVPSINDQEELIATDSAIDILGFTADEKTAIYKLTGAVMHYGNLKFKQKQREEQAEPDGTEVADKAAYLMGLNSADLLKALCYPRVKVGNEYVTKGQTVQQVNNAVGALAKAVYEKMFLWMVVRINQQLDTKQPRQYFIGVLDIAGFEIFDFNSLEQLCINFTNEKLQQFFNHHMFVLEQEEYKKEGIEWEFIDFGMDLAACIELIEKPMGIFSILEEECMFPKATDTSFKNKLYDQHLGKSNNFQKPKPAKGKAEAHFSLVHYAGTVDYNISGWLEKNKDPLNETVIGLYQKSSVKTLALLFASAGGEAEASGGGGKKGGKKKGSSFQTVSALFRENLNKLMTNLRSTHPHFVRCIIPNETKTPGAMEHELVLHQLRCNGVLEGIRICRKGFPSRVLYADFKQRYKVLNASAIPEGQFIDSKKASEKLLGSIDVDHTQYKFGHTKVFFKAGLLGLLEEMRDEKLAQLITRTQARCRGFLMRVEYQRMVERRESIFCIQYNVRAFMNVKHWPWMKLFFKIKPLLKSAESEKEMANMKEEFEKTKEELAKSEAKRKELEEKMVSLLQEKNDLQLQVQAEADSLADAEERCDQLIKTKIQLEAKIKEVTERAEDEEEINAELTAKKRKLEDECSELKKDIDDLELTLAKVEKEKHATENKVKNLTEEMASLDETIAKLTKEKKALQEAHQQTLDDLQAEEDKVNTLTKAKTKLEQQVDDLEGSLEQEKKLRMDLERAKRKLEGDLKLAHDSIMDLENDKQQLDEKLKKKDFEISQIQSKTEDEQALGMQLQKKIKELQARIEELEEEIEAERTSRAKAEKHRADLSRELEEISERLEEAGGATAAQVEMNKKREAEFQKMRRDLEEATLQHEATAAALRKKHADSTAELGEQIDNLQRVKQKLEKEKSELKMEIDDLASNMESVSKAKANLEKMCRALEDQLSEVKTKEEEHQRMVNDLNAQRARLQTESGEYSRQVEEKDALISQLSRGKQAFTQQVEELKRHLEEEIKAKSALAHGLQSARHDCDLLREQYEEEQEAKGELQRALSKANCEVAQWRTKYETDAIQRTEELEEAKKKLAQRLQDAEEHVEAVNAKCASLEKTKQRLQNEVEDLMIDVERSNAACAALDKKQKNFDKILAEWKQKYEETQAELEASQKESRSLSTELFKMKNAYEESLDHLETLKRENKNLQQEISDLTEQIAEGGKAIHELEKVKKQIEQEKSEIQAALEEAEASLEHEEGKILRLQLELNQVKSEIDRKIAEKDEEIDQLKRNHLRIVESMQSTLDAEIRSRNEALRLKKKMEGDLNEMEIQLSHANRVAAEAQKNLRNTQGVLKDTQIHLDDALRTQEDLKEQVAMVERRANLLQAEIEELRAALEQTERSRKVAEQELMDASERVQLLHAQNTSLINTKKKLEADIAQIQSEMEDTIQEARNAEEKAKKAITDAAMMAEELKKEQDTSAHLERMKKNLDQTVKDLQLRLDEAEQLALKGGKKQIQKLEARVRELEGEVDAEQKRSAEAVKGVRKYERRVKELTYQSEEDRKNILRLQDLVDKLQMKVKSYKRQAEESEELSNVNLSKFRKIQHELEEAEERADIAESQVNKLRVKSREFHSKKIEEEE